A stretch of Ranitomeya variabilis isolate aRanVar5 chromosome 3, aRanVar5.hap1, whole genome shotgun sequence DNA encodes these proteins:
- the LOC143817826 gene encoding odorant receptor 131-2-like, translating into MIQLNLQDTRVDEALKTIFILLTFLFFCFFVYFVVVLLIAYFTTPHIQENPQYVLFAHMLINDTLFVIMGIVLSVFYAYVIYIPMTVCYVMLTLATATFKVTAYNLAIMALERYIAICFPLRHVMFCTTERSYFIIVVMWFVGLFPNNADFIVLIVSVERSFFFQDLLCRQDYLIVQPLQASIRSISCIGSLILVAFVILFTYIRVIVITRKTNSKSSSASKASRTLMLHAIQLLLCLLSLPISNTESYNGEYVIILLVFNFLIFVGLPRLLSPLIYGIRDEVFSKCIRRMWKQ; encoded by the coding sequence ATGATCCAGCTAAATCTCCAAGACACTAGGGTAGACGAGGCTCTGAAGACAATATTTATTCTCCTAACATTCTTATTCTTCTGCTTCTTTGTCTACTTTGTTGTCGTTCTTCTGATCGCCTACTTCACCACGCCTCACATCCAGGAGAACCCTCAATATGTCCTATTTGCTCACATGCTCATCAATGATACATTGTTTGTAATTATGGGGATCGTCCTCTCCGTGTTCTACGCTTATGTTATATACATCCCGATGACCGTCTGCTACGTCATGCTCACTCTTGCCACTGCTACCTTCAAGGTGACAGCTTATAACCTTGCCATCATGGCTTTGGAGCGTTACATAGCCATCTGTTTCCCCTTGAGACATGTCATGTTTTGTACAACTGAAAGATCCTACTTCATCATTGTAGTCATGTGGTTTGTCGGACTGTTTCCTAACAATGCCGATTTTATAGTCTTGATTGTATCTGTTGAGAGGAGTTTTTTCTTCCAAGATCTCCTATGCAGGCAGGACTATCTCATAGTACAACCTCTGCAGGCCAGCATAAGGTCCATCTCCTGCATCGGTAGCCTAATTCTAGTGGCTTTCGTCATTCTTTTCACCTACATAAGAGTCATCGTCATAACTCGTAAGACAAATTCCAAGAGTTCTTCGGCTTCAAAGGCCAGTCGAACCCTTATGCTTCATGCCATTCAGCTGCTACTGTGTCTCCTGTCCTTGCCCATCTCAAACACAGAGTCATACAATGGAGAGTATGTCATTATTTTACTTGTTTTCAATTTCCTCATTTTTGTGGGTTTGCCTCGACTCCTCAGTCCTCTTATATACGGGATCAGAGATGAAGTGTTCAGCAAATGCATTCGCAGGATGTGGAAGCAATGA